The proteins below are encoded in one region of Streptomyces ficellus:
- a CDS encoding RRQRL motif-containing zinc-binding protein translates to MTGADCYDPTGARFGIPTYPWRMAPDGYATRRQLRARGLRPGGQEVAAQVLRPRRRREPLTAYLYRVDRAKPVRPMTARKWAALALAMHARRTCPVCRRDVGYVIPSSLGMCTPCAYPDAQAAA, encoded by the coding sequence ATGACCGGCGCCGACTGCTACGACCCGACTGGCGCCCGGTTCGGCATTCCCACCTATCCCTGGCGCATGGCTCCGGACGGCTACGCCACCAGGCGTCAGCTCCGCGCCCGGGGCCTTCGGCCCGGGGGTCAGGAGGTGGCCGCTCAGGTGCTGCGTCCCCGCCGCCGACGCGAACCGCTCACCGCGTACCTGTACCGGGTCGACCGGGCCAAGCCCGTGCGGCCGATGACGGCCCGCAAGTGGGCCGCACTGGCTCTCGCGATGCACGCCCGCCGCACCTGCCCGGTCTGCCGCCGGGATGTGGGCTACGTCATCCCGTCCTCGCTCGGCATGTGCACCCCGTGCGCCTACCCCGATGCGCAAGCGGCCGCCTGA
- a CDS encoding DUF6251 family protein, producing MQNLPEPARVVQLPDGTYAYADHLPAIQQPVQPQIVHQHIHQAPPDRTVQRVALGSGVGAGAVAAGVYFGPLLVSALTAIAANLALLAFVAVAMAWGVVTVVRSVGGAEGKAAAQSLSRSRRKGK from the coding sequence GTGCAGAACCTGCCCGAACCGGCGCGGGTGGTGCAGCTCCCGGACGGCACCTACGCCTACGCCGACCACCTGCCCGCCATACAGCAGCCGGTACAGCCGCAGATCGTTCACCAGCACATCCACCAGGCCCCGCCGGACCGCACGGTGCAGCGCGTTGCGCTCGGCTCCGGGGTCGGCGCCGGCGCGGTGGCCGCCGGGGTGTACTTCGGCCCGCTGCTGGTCAGCGCGCTGACCGCGATTGCCGCGAACCTCGCCCTGCTCGCGTTCGTCGCTGTCGCCATGGCGTGGGGCGTGGTCACTGTCGTCAGGAGCGTCGGTGGCGCGGAGGGCAAGGCTGCCGCCCAGTCCCTCAGCCGCTCCCGGCGGAAGGGGAAGTGA
- a CDS encoding DUF6257 family protein — protein sequence MGKQPEPKLTTAEKAKVTYLVARMCKRGLAGDDVHQADLERKVERIVDGARKREERAAKNK from the coding sequence ATGGGCAAGCAGCCGGAACCCAAGCTCACCACCGCCGAGAAGGCGAAGGTCACCTACCTGGTCGCCCGCATGTGCAAGCGCGGCCTGGCCGGTGACGACGTCCACCAGGCCGACCTTGAGCGCAAGGTCGAGCGGATCGTCGACGGCGCCCGCAAGCGCGAGGAACGCGCCGCGAAGAACAAGTAG
- a CDS encoding Pycsar system effector family protein, which produces MSQADAALSAAHAEVKAELARTDTKASLLLAFTGAGLAGVWTVASNAHLHPVALVTGGAGVAVLLAVVALLLRAVRPNLGGGSGFPKWATLTPEQIRTTLAEDGRAEDIANLSRIAVNKFARLQRAIDLTYAAGALLLVAATIAVVGGA; this is translated from the coding sequence GTGAGCCAGGCCGATGCCGCTCTCAGCGCGGCACACGCGGAGGTCAAGGCGGAGCTTGCCCGCACCGACACAAAAGCCTCACTGCTGCTGGCGTTCACCGGCGCCGGTCTCGCCGGTGTCTGGACGGTCGCCAGTAACGCCCACCTGCACCCGGTCGCGCTCGTGACCGGCGGGGCGGGTGTCGCCGTTCTCCTGGCCGTGGTGGCGCTGCTGCTGCGGGCGGTCCGCCCCAATCTGGGCGGAGGGTCCGGCTTCCCGAAGTGGGCCACGCTCACCCCGGAGCAGATCCGCACCACCCTCGCCGAGGACGGGCGGGCGGAGGACATCGCGAACCTGTCCCGCATCGCCGTCAACAAGTTCGCCCGCCTTCAGCGCGCCATCGATCTCACGTACGCGGCCGGCGCCCTGCTCCTCGTTGCCGCCACGATCGCTGTGGTGGGTGGCGCATGA
- a CDS encoding ATP-binding protein, with protein MTDNVVPLRKNTDPPTDTATVTPLTVVPDPAPPAPLPLWVRSGHAVKRLATDERTTTMARAVARHSLYVVGGTRIVTRRAWDGRTGARYERMLRAAEAAGNYEAAGDWEERLHRFRADRHKRRMDLLTAPERLVKGAAVGTAGGIGLLIALGIALAVANEDVTDVVTPLMALVELIRLLVVIVQVVWGPLVALGPWLALAGLWAVGRHRNAAPNWALPAGKRADDAGAPITPSIVVTALRDLGIAPLRSAIKEMGDAGAAMLGPIRIAGCGVEVDVTLPSGVSTDQVQGRRRKLAENLNRHEHEVFITIPQAARTVRLWIADSGALDEPIGPSPLVLDPDLRASYKTGRAPWGQDLRGDAAVLSLYQRHMLVTGLSNQGKTAAVRALALWLALDRTVEFRVADLKGAGDWAMFDGLATVLIQGPTDDHVIQATEMVEGGVSEMERRLTAPPGTAFPPLIILVDEAQVAFMCPAVDDEKRQYGGSKATSRYFMAARKIHNQGRAVNVLLWQGTQDPTDQNLPKLVREGAHTRASLALGTESQARMALGDKAVDGGAAPHLLRPGLDKGTLVVASDGIDIPAGQASITVRTHYIDTDQATEIADRAKALRDGVTTVHVIDTGEPIDPLADVASVVGDAPRLLTQDVLKRLTALNADAYGGWSFVDLKRVLDGTGAEPYKSDGRMVVGRDRLARALTNRDTGGSTSAEV; from the coding sequence ATGACGGACAATGTCGTCCCCCTGCGCAAGAACACAGACCCGCCCACCGACACCGCGACCGTGACCCCGTTGACCGTGGTCCCCGACCCGGCGCCGCCCGCACCCCTGCCGCTGTGGGTGCGCTCAGGACACGCCGTGAAGAGGCTGGCCACCGACGAGCGGACCACGACGATGGCGCGTGCGGTAGCCCGGCACAGCCTCTACGTGGTCGGCGGGACCAGGATCGTTACGCGGCGGGCATGGGACGGCCGTACCGGCGCCCGCTACGAACGGATGCTCAGGGCCGCCGAAGCCGCCGGGAACTACGAGGCGGCCGGCGACTGGGAGGAGCGGCTGCACCGCTTCCGCGCCGACCGGCACAAGCGCCGCATGGACCTTCTCACCGCCCCCGAACGCCTGGTCAAAGGCGCGGCCGTGGGAACCGCGGGCGGTATAGGGCTCCTGATCGCCCTCGGGATTGCCCTGGCAGTGGCGAACGAGGACGTCACCGACGTCGTCACCCCGCTCATGGCTCTGGTCGAGCTGATCCGGCTGCTGGTGGTGATCGTGCAGGTGGTGTGGGGCCCGCTGGTCGCTCTTGGCCCCTGGCTCGCCCTCGCCGGACTGTGGGCGGTCGGTCGCCACAGGAACGCCGCCCCGAACTGGGCGCTCCCGGCCGGCAAGCGCGCCGACGACGCAGGGGCACCGATCACCCCGTCGATCGTGGTCACCGCGCTGCGGGACCTGGGTATTGCTCCGCTGCGAAGCGCCATCAAGGAGATGGGCGACGCCGGCGCCGCGATGCTCGGCCCGATCCGGATCGCCGGATGCGGTGTCGAGGTCGACGTGACCCTGCCTTCCGGGGTCTCCACCGACCAGGTCCAGGGGCGGCGCCGGAAGCTCGCGGAGAACCTCAACCGGCACGAGCACGAGGTGTTCATCACCATCCCCCAGGCCGCCCGCACCGTGCGGCTGTGGATCGCCGACTCCGGAGCCCTCGACGAGCCGATCGGTCCCTCTCCGCTCGTGCTGGATCCGGACCTGCGTGCCAGTTACAAGACTGGCCGCGCCCCGTGGGGACAGGACCTGCGCGGCGACGCCGCCGTGCTGAGCCTGTATCAGCGGCACATGCTGGTCACGGGCCTGTCCAACCAGGGCAAGACCGCCGCCGTGCGGGCGCTTGCCCTGTGGCTTGCCCTGGACCGCACGGTCGAGTTCCGCGTGGCGGACCTGAAGGGCGCCGGTGACTGGGCCATGTTCGACGGGCTGGCCACCGTGTTGATCCAGGGTCCGACCGACGACCACGTCATCCAGGCAACCGAGATGGTCGAGGGCGGCGTGAGCGAGATGGAGCGGCGCCTCACGGCCCCGCCCGGAACCGCCTTCCCGCCGCTGATCATCCTGGTCGATGAGGCGCAGGTGGCGTTCATGTGCCCGGCCGTGGACGACGAGAAGCGCCAGTACGGCGGGTCCAAGGCCACGTCCCGGTACTTCATGGCTGCCCGGAAGATCCACAACCAGGGTCGGGCGGTGAACGTGCTGCTGTGGCAGGGCACCCAGGACCCCACCGACCAGAACCTGCCCAAGCTCGTACGCGAGGGCGCCCACACGCGCGCCTCGCTCGCGCTGGGCACCGAATCCCAAGCCCGCATGGCGCTCGGGGACAAGGCCGTTGACGGCGGCGCCGCCCCGCACCTGCTGCGCCCCGGCCTGGACAAGGGAACCCTGGTCGTCGCCTCCGACGGCATCGACATCCCCGCCGGCCAGGCCTCGATCACGGTGCGCACGCACTACATCGACACCGACCAGGCCACCGAGATCGCCGACCGGGCCAAGGCCCTGCGCGACGGCGTGACCACGGTCCACGTCATCGACACGGGTGAGCCGATTGACCCGCTGGCCGATGTCGCATCCGTAGTGGGCGACGCGCCCCGACTGCTCACTCAGGACGTGCTCAAGCGGCTGACCGCGCTCAACGCAGACGCGTACGGCGGCTGGTCGTTCGTCGACCTCAAGCGCGTCTTGGACGGCACCGGGGCGGAGCCGTACAAGTCCGACGGCCGCATGGTCGTCGGCCGCGACCGCCTCGCCCGAGCCCTCACGAACCGGGACACCGGCGGTTCCACTTCTGCCGAAGTGTGA
- a CDS encoding DUF2637 domain-containing protein produces MNRKAKALLVAVLIAVVGMAFRVSWNALRDVARAIGADGTAATLYPFVVDGLMALALVATLVLTDPADKRFALRVLAAYTLASLVLNYVHGLVPELHSRSVDWGRLADWDPANWALVLLATSLPVGSIYFGSDLVAKVLHHRPTLPTDAEKTDQTMLNRSMPDLVESAPEPPALVAEPPLIEPVAVDLPHPTGEPAGSAPVEVVAAESVRPVRATGRVPEVARSARPTRTAEELLNEARSATGDWPDSDLTAERIRKAVRTSAEKARTLRDTLRAERAAGGETAAA; encoded by the coding sequence ATGAACCGCAAGGCGAAAGCCCTCCTAGTCGCCGTGTTGATCGCGGTGGTCGGGATGGCGTTCCGGGTCTCCTGGAATGCCCTGCGGGACGTTGCCCGCGCGATCGGCGCGGACGGCACCGCCGCCACTCTCTACCCGTTCGTCGTCGACGGGCTTATGGCGCTGGCCCTGGTCGCCACTCTCGTGCTGACCGACCCGGCGGACAAGCGGTTCGCGCTGCGGGTGCTCGCGGCCTACACGCTTGCCTCGCTGGTCTTGAACTACGTGCACGGCCTGGTGCCCGAGCTGCACAGTCGGTCGGTCGACTGGGGCCGACTGGCCGACTGGGATCCGGCGAACTGGGCGCTCGTGCTGCTGGCGACGTCGCTCCCGGTCGGCTCCATCTACTTCGGGTCCGACTTGGTCGCCAAGGTTCTCCACCACCGACCGACTCTCCCCACAGATGCGGAGAAAACGGATCAGACCATGCTGAATCGGTCGATGCCTGACCTGGTGGAGTCGGCCCCGGAGCCGCCCGCCCTGGTGGCAGAACCGCCGCTCATCGAGCCGGTAGCGGTCGACCTGCCGCACCCGACCGGAGAGCCTGCCGGGTCGGCCCCGGTCGAGGTGGTGGCTGCTGAGTCGGTCCGTCCGGTCCGGGCGACCGGTCGAGTACCGGAGGTGGCCCGCAGCGCCCGACCGACCCGGACTGCCGAGGAGCTGCTGAACGAGGCCCGGTCGGCAACAGGCGACTGGCCCGACTCCGATCTGACGGCGGAGCGCATTCGTAAGGCGGTGCGCACGTCGGCGGAGAAGGCCCGGACGCTTCGGGACACGCTGCGCGCGGAGCGAGCCGCCGGTGGTGAGACGGCGGCGGCATGA
- a CDS encoding DUF6284 family protein has protein sequence MKHIGALQAVVTAPVSDGEPSSAELDAIDHEMPLILAEVELLDAQIMTLDRPASELDERRIRRARNRVLAARRELTNKATTVLVPEVGA, from the coding sequence ATGAAGCACATCGGTGCACTTCAGGCGGTTGTTACCGCCCCCGTGTCCGACGGCGAGCCGTCGAGCGCGGAGCTGGACGCGATTGATCACGAGATGCCGCTGATCCTGGCGGAAGTCGAGCTGCTGGACGCGCAGATCATGACCCTGGACCGGCCCGCCAGTGAGCTGGACGAGCGGCGGATCCGGCGGGCGCGGAACCGGGTGCTGGCCGCCCGTCGGGAGCTGACGAACAAGGCCACCACGGTGCTCGTGCCGGAGGTGGGGGCGTGA